From a region of the Panthera uncia isolate 11264 chromosome B1, Puncia_PCG_1.0, whole genome shotgun sequence genome:
- the SMARCA5 gene encoding SWI/SNF-related matrix-associated actin-dependent regulator of chromatin subfamily A member 5 isoform X1 produces MSSAAEPPPPPPPESAPSKPAASAAGSVSNSSNKGGPEGVAAQAAPSAASSGPADSEMEEVFDDASPGKQKEIQEPDPTYEEKMQTDRANRFEYLLKQTELFAHFIQPAAQKTPTSPLKMKPGRPRIKKDEKQNLLSVGDYRHRRTEQEEDEELLTESSKATNVCTRFEDSPSYVKWGKLRDYQVRGLNWLISLYENGINGILADEMGLGKTLQTISLLGYMKHYRNIPGPHMVLVPKSTLHNWMSEFKRWVPTLRSVCLIGDKEQRAAFVRDVLLPGEWDVCVTSYEMLIKEKSVFKKFNWRYLVIDEAHRIKNEKSKLSEIVREFKTTNRLLLTGTPLQNNLHELWSLLNFLLPDVFNSADDFDSWFDTNNCLGDQKLVERLHMVLRPFLLRRIKADVEKSLPPKKEVKIYVGLSKMQREWYTRILMKDIDILNSAGKMDKMRLLNILMQLRKCCNHPYLFDGAEPGPPYTTDMHLVTNSGKMVVLDKLLPKLKEQGSRVLIFSQMTRVLDILEDYCMWRNYEYCRLDGQTPHDERQESINAYNEPNSTKFVFMLSTRAGGLGINLATADVVILYDSDWNPQVDLQAMDRAHRIGQTKTVRVFRFITDNTVEERIVERAEMKLRLDSIVIQQGRLVDQNLNKIGKDEMLQMIRHGATHVFASKESEITDEDIDGILERGAKKTAEMNEKLSKMGESSLRNFTMDTESSVYNFEGEDYREKQKIAFTEWIEPPKRERKANYAVDAYFREALRVSEPKAPKAPRPPKQPNVQDFQFFPPRLFELLEKEILYYRKTIGYKVPRNPDLPNAAQAQKEEQLKIDEAEPLNDEELEEKEKLLTQGFTNWNKRDFNQFIKANEKWGRDDIENIAREVEGKTPEEVIEYSAVFWERCNELQDIEKIMAQIERGEARIQRRISIKKALDTKIGRYKAPFHQLRISYGTNKGKNYTEEEDRFLICMLHKLGFDKENVYDELRQCIRNSPQFRFDWFLKSRTAMELQRRCNTLITLIERENMELEEKEKAEKKKRGPKPSTQKRKMDGAPDGRGRKKKLKL; encoded by the exons GAAGTATTTGATGATGCATCTCctggaaagcaaaaagaaatccaagaacCAGATCCCACTTACGAAGAAAAAATG CAAACCGACCGAGCAAATAGATTTGAGTATTTATTAAAGCAGACAGAACTGTTTGCACATTTCATTCAGCCTGCTGCTCAGAAGACTCCAACCTCACCTTTGAAGATGAAACCAGGGCGCCCAcgaataaaaaaggatgagaaacaAAACTTGCTATCAGTTGGCGA CTACCGACATCGTAGAACTGAGCAAGAGGAGGATGAAGAACTATTAACCGAAAGCTCTAAAGCAACCAATGTTTGCACTAGATTTGAAGACTCTCCATCAT ATGTAAAATGGGGTAAACTGAGAGATTATCAGGTCCGAGGATTGAATTGGCTCATTTCTTTGTATGAGAATGGCATCAATGGTATCCTTGCAGATGAAATG GGCTTGGGAAAGACTCTTCAAACAATTTCTCTTCTTGGGTACATGAAACACTATAGAAACATTCCTGGTCCTCATATGGTTTTGGTTCCTAAGTCTACATTACACAACTGGATGAGTGAATTCAAGAGATGGGTACCAACACTTAGATCTGTTTGCTTGATAGGAGATAAAGAACAAAGA GCTGCTTTTGTCAGAGATGTTTTATTACCAGGAGAATGGGATGTATGTGTAACATCTTATGAAATGCTTATAAAAGAGAAgtctgttttcaaaaaatttaattgGAGATACTTAGTTATAGATGAAGCTCACAggatcaaaaatgaaaaatccaag TTGTCAGAAATAGTGAGGGAATTCAAGACTACAAATCGACTATTATTAACTGGAACACCTCTTCAAAACAACTTGCACGAGCTCTGGtcacttcttaattttttgttgCCAGATGTCTTTAATTCAGCAGAC GACTTTGATTCATGGTTTGATACAAACAATTGCCTTGGGGATCAAAAGCTAGTTGAGAGGCTTCATATG GTTTTGCGTCCATTCCTCCTTCGTCGAATTAAAGCTGATGTTGAAAAGAGTTTGCCTccaaagaaggaagtaaaaatctATGTGGGTCTCAGCAAAATGCAAAGGGAATG GTATACTCGGATATTAATGAAGGATATAGATATACTAAACTCTGCAGGGAAGATGGACAAAATGAGGTTATTGAACATTCTGATGCAGTTGAGGAAATGCTGTAATCATCCATATCTCTTTGATGGAGCTGAACCTGGTCCACCTTATACAACAGATATGCATCTAGTTACCAACAGTGGCAAAATGGTGGTGTTAGACAAGCTGCTCCCTAAATTAAAAGAACAAG GTTCACGGGTACTAATCTTCAGTCAGATGACAAGGGTATTGGATATTTTGGAAGATTATTGCATGTGGAGAAATTATGAGTACTGTAGATTGGATGGGCAGACACCCCATGATGAGAGACAA gAGTCCATCAATGCATACAATGAACCAAACAGCACAAAGTTTGTTTTCATGTTAAGTACACGTGCTGGTGGTCTTGGCATTAATCTTGCTACTGCTGATGTAGTAATTTTGTATGATTCAGATTGGAATCCCCAAGTAGATCTCCAGGCTATG GACCGGGCACATAGAATTGGACAAACCAAGACAGTCCGAGTGTTCCGCTTTATAACTGATAATACTGTGGAAGAAAGAATAGTGGAACGTGCTGAGATGAAACTCAGACTGGATTCAATAGTCATTCAACAAG gAAGGCTTGTGGATCAGAATCTGAACAAAATTGGGAAAGATGAAATGCTTCAAATGATTAGACATGGGGCAACACATGTATTTGCTTCAAAGGAAAGTGAGATTACGGATGAGGATATTGATGGTATTTTGGAAAGAGGTGCAAAGAAG ACTGCAGAGATGAATGAAAAGCTCTCCAAGATGGGTGAAAGCTCCCTTAGAAACTTCACAATGGATACAGAGTCGAGTGTTTATAACTTTGAAGGAGAGGattatagagaaaaacaaaag ATAGCATTCACAGAGTGGATTGAACCACCAAAACGAGAAAGAAAAGCCAACTATGCTGTTGATGCCTATTTTAGGGAAGCTCTTCGTGTCAGTGAACCTAAAGCACCCAAG GCTCCTCGACCTCCGAAACAACCTAACGTTCAGGATTTCCAGTTCTTTCCTCCGCGTTTATTTGAATTattggaaaaagaaattctgtattACAGAAAAACTATTGGGTACAAG gtgccTCGAAATCCTGACCTACCAAATGCAGCACAGGCACAAAAAGAAGAACAGCTTAAGATTGATGAAGCTGAACCCCTTAATGATGAAGAgttagaggaaaaagagaagcttCTAACACAG GGATTTACCAATTGGAATAAGAGAGATTTTAACCAGTTTATCAAAGCTAATGAGAAGTGGGGTCGTGATGATATTGAAAATATTGCaagagaagtagaaggaaaaactCCAGAAGAAGTTATTGAATATTCAg CTGTATTCTGGGAAAGATGCAATGAACTCCAGGACATAGAGAAGATTATGGCTCAGATTGAAAGGGGAGAGGCAagaattcaaagaagaattagTATCAAAAAAGCACTTGACACGAAG ATTGGACGGTACAAAGCACCTTTTCATCAGCTGAGAATATCGTATGGtactaacaaaggaaaaaactatACTGAAGAAGAGGATCGTTTTCTAATCTGTATGCTTCACAAACTTGGATTCGACAAAGAAAACGTTTATGATGAATTACGACAGTGTATTCGCAACTCTCCTCAGTTCAGATTTGACTGGTTTTTGAAGTCCAGAACTGCAATG GAACTCCAGAGGAGGTGTAACACCTTAATTACCTTgattgaaagagaaaacatggaactagaagaaaaagagaaggcagagaaaaagaagagaggaccaAAACCTTCT ACACAGAAACGTAAAATGGATGGAGCACCTGATGGtcgaggaagaaaaaagaagctgaAACTATGA
- the SMARCA5 gene encoding SWI/SNF-related matrix-associated actin-dependent regulator of chromatin subfamily A member 5 isoform X2 → MGLGKTLQTISLLGYMKHYRNIPGPHMVLVPKSTLHNWMSEFKRWVPTLRSVCLIGDKEQRAAFVRDVLLPGEWDVCVTSYEMLIKEKSVFKKFNWRYLVIDEAHRIKNEKSKLSEIVREFKTTNRLLLTGTPLQNNLHELWSLLNFLLPDVFNSADDFDSWFDTNNCLGDQKLVERLHMVLRPFLLRRIKADVEKSLPPKKEVKIYVGLSKMQREWYTRILMKDIDILNSAGKMDKMRLLNILMQLRKCCNHPYLFDGAEPGPPYTTDMHLVTNSGKMVVLDKLLPKLKEQGSRVLIFSQMTRVLDILEDYCMWRNYEYCRLDGQTPHDERQESINAYNEPNSTKFVFMLSTRAGGLGINLATADVVILYDSDWNPQVDLQAMDRAHRIGQTKTVRVFRFITDNTVEERIVERAEMKLRLDSIVIQQGRLVDQNLNKIGKDEMLQMIRHGATHVFASKESEITDEDIDGILERGAKKTAEMNEKLSKMGESSLRNFTMDTESSVYNFEGEDYREKQKIAFTEWIEPPKRERKANYAVDAYFREALRVSEPKAPKAPRPPKQPNVQDFQFFPPRLFELLEKEILYYRKTIGYKVPRNPDLPNAAQAQKEEQLKIDEAEPLNDEELEEKEKLLTQGFTNWNKRDFNQFIKANEKWGRDDIENIAREVEGKTPEEVIEYSAVFWERCNELQDIEKIMAQIERGEARIQRRISIKKALDTKIGRYKAPFHQLRISYGTNKGKNYTEEEDRFLICMLHKLGFDKENVYDELRQCIRNSPQFRFDWFLKSRTAMELQRRCNTLITLIERENMELEEKEKAEKKKRGPKPSTQKRKMDGAPDGRGRKKKLKL, encoded by the exons ATG GGCTTGGGAAAGACTCTTCAAACAATTTCTCTTCTTGGGTACATGAAACACTATAGAAACATTCCTGGTCCTCATATGGTTTTGGTTCCTAAGTCTACATTACACAACTGGATGAGTGAATTCAAGAGATGGGTACCAACACTTAGATCTGTTTGCTTGATAGGAGATAAAGAACAAAGA GCTGCTTTTGTCAGAGATGTTTTATTACCAGGAGAATGGGATGTATGTGTAACATCTTATGAAATGCTTATAAAAGAGAAgtctgttttcaaaaaatttaattgGAGATACTTAGTTATAGATGAAGCTCACAggatcaaaaatgaaaaatccaag TTGTCAGAAATAGTGAGGGAATTCAAGACTACAAATCGACTATTATTAACTGGAACACCTCTTCAAAACAACTTGCACGAGCTCTGGtcacttcttaattttttgttgCCAGATGTCTTTAATTCAGCAGAC GACTTTGATTCATGGTTTGATACAAACAATTGCCTTGGGGATCAAAAGCTAGTTGAGAGGCTTCATATG GTTTTGCGTCCATTCCTCCTTCGTCGAATTAAAGCTGATGTTGAAAAGAGTTTGCCTccaaagaaggaagtaaaaatctATGTGGGTCTCAGCAAAATGCAAAGGGAATG GTATACTCGGATATTAATGAAGGATATAGATATACTAAACTCTGCAGGGAAGATGGACAAAATGAGGTTATTGAACATTCTGATGCAGTTGAGGAAATGCTGTAATCATCCATATCTCTTTGATGGAGCTGAACCTGGTCCACCTTATACAACAGATATGCATCTAGTTACCAACAGTGGCAAAATGGTGGTGTTAGACAAGCTGCTCCCTAAATTAAAAGAACAAG GTTCACGGGTACTAATCTTCAGTCAGATGACAAGGGTATTGGATATTTTGGAAGATTATTGCATGTGGAGAAATTATGAGTACTGTAGATTGGATGGGCAGACACCCCATGATGAGAGACAA gAGTCCATCAATGCATACAATGAACCAAACAGCACAAAGTTTGTTTTCATGTTAAGTACACGTGCTGGTGGTCTTGGCATTAATCTTGCTACTGCTGATGTAGTAATTTTGTATGATTCAGATTGGAATCCCCAAGTAGATCTCCAGGCTATG GACCGGGCACATAGAATTGGACAAACCAAGACAGTCCGAGTGTTCCGCTTTATAACTGATAATACTGTGGAAGAAAGAATAGTGGAACGTGCTGAGATGAAACTCAGACTGGATTCAATAGTCATTCAACAAG gAAGGCTTGTGGATCAGAATCTGAACAAAATTGGGAAAGATGAAATGCTTCAAATGATTAGACATGGGGCAACACATGTATTTGCTTCAAAGGAAAGTGAGATTACGGATGAGGATATTGATGGTATTTTGGAAAGAGGTGCAAAGAAG ACTGCAGAGATGAATGAAAAGCTCTCCAAGATGGGTGAAAGCTCCCTTAGAAACTTCACAATGGATACAGAGTCGAGTGTTTATAACTTTGAAGGAGAGGattatagagaaaaacaaaag ATAGCATTCACAGAGTGGATTGAACCACCAAAACGAGAAAGAAAAGCCAACTATGCTGTTGATGCCTATTTTAGGGAAGCTCTTCGTGTCAGTGAACCTAAAGCACCCAAG GCTCCTCGACCTCCGAAACAACCTAACGTTCAGGATTTCCAGTTCTTTCCTCCGCGTTTATTTGAATTattggaaaaagaaattctgtattACAGAAAAACTATTGGGTACAAG gtgccTCGAAATCCTGACCTACCAAATGCAGCACAGGCACAAAAAGAAGAACAGCTTAAGATTGATGAAGCTGAACCCCTTAATGATGAAGAgttagaggaaaaagagaagcttCTAACACAG GGATTTACCAATTGGAATAAGAGAGATTTTAACCAGTTTATCAAAGCTAATGAGAAGTGGGGTCGTGATGATATTGAAAATATTGCaagagaagtagaaggaaaaactCCAGAAGAAGTTATTGAATATTCAg CTGTATTCTGGGAAAGATGCAATGAACTCCAGGACATAGAGAAGATTATGGCTCAGATTGAAAGGGGAGAGGCAagaattcaaagaagaattagTATCAAAAAAGCACTTGACACGAAG ATTGGACGGTACAAAGCACCTTTTCATCAGCTGAGAATATCGTATGGtactaacaaaggaaaaaactatACTGAAGAAGAGGATCGTTTTCTAATCTGTATGCTTCACAAACTTGGATTCGACAAAGAAAACGTTTATGATGAATTACGACAGTGTATTCGCAACTCTCCTCAGTTCAGATTTGACTGGTTTTTGAAGTCCAGAACTGCAATG GAACTCCAGAGGAGGTGTAACACCTTAATTACCTTgattgaaagagaaaacatggaactagaagaaaaagagaaggcagagaaaaagaagagaggaccaAAACCTTCT ACACAGAAACGTAAAATGGATGGAGCACCTGATGGtcgaggaagaaaaaagaagctgaAACTATGA